AGTTTAGTGTTTAAAGGGCGAAACGATAAAAAACACGAAAAGAGAAACAATATTTTTTCTAAAAATGGTATAATAGGAGCATCACGAAAATTGGAGAGACAGCATGAGTTTTTACAATCATAAAGAAATCGAGCCTAAGTGGCAAAAGTACTGGGCTGACCATCACACTTTTAAGACAGGAACAGATGCTTCAAAACCTAAGTTTTATGCGCTTGACATGTTCCCTTACCCATCTGGAGCGGGTCTTCACGTAGGACACCCAGAAGGCTACACAGCGACGGATATCCTCAGCCGTTTCAAACGTGCCCAAGGTTACAATGTCCTTCACCCAATGGGATGGGATGCTTTTGGTTTGCCTGCTGAGCAATACGCTATGGATACAGGGAATGACCCAGCGGAATTCACAGCAGAAAACATTGCCAACTTCAAACGCCAAATCAATGCGCTTGGATTCTCTTACGACTGGGATCGTGAAGTCAACACAACAGATCCAAACTATTACAAGTGGACACAATGGATCTTCACCAAGCTTTACGAAAAAGGCTTGGCTTATGAAGCTGAAGTGCCAGTAAACTGGGTTGAAGAATTGGGAACAGCCATTGCCAACGAAGAAGTTCTTCCAGATGGAACCTCTGAGCGTGGTGGCTATCCAGTTGTCCGCAAACCAATGCGCCAATGGATGCTTAAAATTACTGCCTATGCAGAGCGCTTGCTCAATGACTTGGATGACCTGGACTGGCCAGAGTCTATCAAGGACATGCAACGCAACTGGATTGGTAAATCAACTGGTGCCAATGTCACTTTCAAAGTGAAAGGAACAGACAAGGAATTCACCGTCTTTACGACACGACCAGACACCCTTTTCGGTGCGACCTTCACTGTTTTGGCACCTGAGCATGAACTAGTAGATGCCATCACAAGTCCTGAACAAGCTGAGGCTGTTGCTGCCTACAAACACCAAGCTAGCCTCAAGTCAGACTTGGCTCGTACCGACCTTGCCAAGGAAAAAACTGGGGTTTGGACTGGAGCTTATGCTATCAACCCTGTTAACGGTAAAGAAATCCCAATTTGGATTGCGGACTACGTTTTGTCTAGCTATGGAACAGGTGCTGTTATGGCCGTGCCTGCCCACGACCAACGTGACTGGGAATTTGCCAAACAATTTGGCCTTCCAATCGTAGAAGTACTGGAAGGTGGAAACGTTGAAGAAGAAGCTTACACAGAAGATGGTCTTCACATCAACTCAGACTTCTTGAACGGACTAAACAAAGAAGAAGCCATTGCTAAAATTGTTGCTTGGTTGGAAGAAAAAGGCTGTGGTCAAGAGAAGGTTACCTACCGTCTTCGTGACTGGCTCTTTAGCCGTCAACGTTACTGGGGTGAACCAATCCCAATCATTCATTGGGAAGATGGGACTTCAACGGTTGTTCCTGAAAATGAATTGCCACTTGTCTTGCCTGTAACCAAGGATATCCGTCCTTCAGGTACTGGGGAGAGTCCACTAGCTAACTTGACTGACTGGCTTGAAGTGACTCGTGAAGATGGCGTGAAAGGTCGTCGCGAGACCAACACGATGCCACAATGGGCAGGTTCAAGCTGGTACTACCTTCGCTATATTGATCCACATAACACTGAGAAATTGGCCGATGAGGACCTCCTCAAACAATGGTTGCCAGTGGATATCTACGTGGGTGGTGCAGAACACGCCGTTCTTCACTTGCTTTACGCTCGCTTCTGGCATAAATTCCTCTATGATCTCGGTGTCGTTCCAACCAAAGAGCCATTCCAAAAACTCTTTAACCAAGGAATGATCTTGGGAACAAGTTACCGTGACCATCGTGGGGCTCTTGTGGCAACTGATAAGGTTGAAAAACGTGACGGTTCCTTCTTCCATGTGGAAACAGGAGAAGAATTGGAGCAAGCGCCAGCCAAGATGTCTAAATCCCTCAAGAACGTGGTTAACCCAGACGATGTGGTGGAACAATACGGTGCCGATACCCTTCGTGTCTATGAAATGTTCATGGGACCACTTGATGCTTCTATCGCTTGGTCAGAAGAAGGTCTGGAAGGAAGTCGTAAGTTCCTTGATCGTGTTTACCGTTTGATCACAAGTAAAGAAATCGTTGCAGAAAACAATGGCACTCTTGATAAGGTTTATAACGAAACCGTTAAAGCTGTCACAGAGCAAATTGAGTCTATGAAATTCAACACAGCCATTGCCCAACTCATGGTCTTTGTCAATGCGGCGAACAAGGAAGAAAAACTCTATGTGGACTATGCTAAAGGCTTTATCCAATTGATTGCCCCATTTGCCCCTCACTTGGCAGAAGAACTCTGGCAAACTGTTGCAGCAACTGGTGAGTCCATCTCTTACGTCACTTGGCCAACATGGGACGAAAGCAAATTGGTCGAAAACGAAATCGAAATCGTCGTCCAAATCAAAGGTAAAGTCCGTGCGAAACTCATGGTAGCCAAAGACCTGTCACGCGAAGAATTGCAAGAAATCGCTCTGGCTGACGAAAAAGTCAAAGCAGAAATTGACGGTAAGGAAATCGTGAAAGTGATCGCAGTACCAAATAAGCTTGTCAACATTGTTGTGAAATAAAAATGAATCCTTCAGAGCTAAGTTCTGGAGGATTTTTGTATTGCTATATGCTATAATATTTCCAACTAAGATAAAAACACAGTTCTGGTTGGTAGTCCAGACGTAGGCAAGCCTATCAGTAACCTTCCTCCTTGGTTGTCCATTCTTAGGGATAGATTTAAGGAGGTGCTGTCGTGGAAACAATTTCAATTGGATTGACAGTTTATTTTGAAGATGGATTTTGGCATGGTTTGTTCGAACAAGTGTATCGAGAAACTTATCAAGTTTGTCGTGTGACATTTGGTCAGGAGCCAAAAGATGATGAAATTCTAGAGATCTTACAGACTCAGTTTACTCAATTATCTTTTAGTCCAGAAGCTACAGTTAAGCAGCATGTAAAAATCAAGAATCCTAAACGATTACAGCGAGCTGTGAAGAAACAAGTAAAGCAGAAAGTTTCTTCCAAGTCGAAAGAATTATTGCAGTTGCAGTATGAGGAAAGGAAAAAGATTTCAAAACATCAATCTAGTGTCCAAAAACAATTGCTCAAACAAGAGAAATTCGAACGCAAACAGCAAAAACGTAGAGAGAAGCACAAGGGGCATTAACTCACTCGTTTCCATATTTGATCAATCCTCCATAATCTGGAGGATTTTTTGTAGATTACCTGTGAGATGTGATATACTATTCACATCTTTAAACTTATAAGAGTGAGATAAGGAGAAAACTATGCCAGTAAATGAATACGGTCAGATGATTGGTGAACCTGTAGATGATACACCTGGAGTTTTGCCTTCACTTGTACGGATAGAAGGGCGATATACGATTATAGAAGCTCTATCGGTGGAAAAGCATGCAGAGGATTTATTAGCTGTATATGGCCCAGATAGTCCTCGTGAGATGTGGACCTACCTTTTTCAACCACCAGTAGAAAATTTCGAAGAATTAATAGTTGCTTTAAAGCAGATGCTTGAGCGAAAGGATCGCTTTTACTACGCGATTATCGATAAAGCAACTGGTAAAGCTTTAGGGACTTTTTCTCTGATGCGCATTGACCAAACCAATCGCGTCATTGAAGTGGGTGCTGTGACCTTTTCTCCGGCCCTCAAGCACACAAGAATGGGGACAGAAGCCCAGTTTTTATTAGCCCGTTATGTTTTTGAAGAGCTCAATTATCGACGTTATGAGTGGAAGTGTGATGCTCTTAATCTTCCATCTA
The window above is part of the Streptococcus sp. Marseille-Q6470 genome. Proteins encoded here:
- a CDS encoding GNAT family protein — protein: MPVNEYGQMIGEPVDDTPGVLPSLVRIEGRYTIIEALSVEKHAEDLLAVYGPDSPREMWTYLFQPPVENFEELIVALKQMLERKDRFYYAIIDKATGKALGTFSLMRIDQTNRVIEVGAVTFSPALKHTRMGTEAQFLLARYVFEELNYRRYEWKCDALNLPSRKAAERLGFIYEGTFRQAVIYKGRTRDTDWLSMIDKDWPRVKARFEAWLHPENFDKNGHQLKSLREC
- the leuS gene encoding leucine--tRNA ligase yields the protein MSFYNHKEIEPKWQKYWADHHTFKTGTDASKPKFYALDMFPYPSGAGLHVGHPEGYTATDILSRFKRAQGYNVLHPMGWDAFGLPAEQYAMDTGNDPAEFTAENIANFKRQINALGFSYDWDREVNTTDPNYYKWTQWIFTKLYEKGLAYEAEVPVNWVEELGTAIANEEVLPDGTSERGGYPVVRKPMRQWMLKITAYAERLLNDLDDLDWPESIKDMQRNWIGKSTGANVTFKVKGTDKEFTVFTTRPDTLFGATFTVLAPEHELVDAITSPEQAEAVAAYKHQASLKSDLARTDLAKEKTGVWTGAYAINPVNGKEIPIWIADYVLSSYGTGAVMAVPAHDQRDWEFAKQFGLPIVEVLEGGNVEEEAYTEDGLHINSDFLNGLNKEEAIAKIVAWLEEKGCGQEKVTYRLRDWLFSRQRYWGEPIPIIHWEDGTSTVVPENELPLVLPVTKDIRPSGTGESPLANLTDWLEVTREDGVKGRRETNTMPQWAGSSWYYLRYIDPHNTEKLADEDLLKQWLPVDIYVGGAEHAVLHLLYARFWHKFLYDLGVVPTKEPFQKLFNQGMILGTSYRDHRGALVATDKVEKRDGSFFHVETGEELEQAPAKMSKSLKNVVNPDDVVEQYGADTLRVYEMFMGPLDASIAWSEEGLEGSRKFLDRVYRLITSKEIVAENNGTLDKVYNETVKAVTEQIESMKFNTAIAQLMVFVNAANKEEKLYVDYAKGFIQLIAPFAPHLAEELWQTVAATGESISYVTWPTWDESKLVENEIEIVVQIKGKVRAKLMVAKDLSREELQEIALADEKVKAEIDGKEIVKVIAVPNKLVNIVVK
- a CDS encoding YjdF family protein gives rise to the protein METISIGLTVYFEDGFWHGLFEQVYRETYQVCRVTFGQEPKDDEILEILQTQFTQLSFSPEATVKQHVKIKNPKRLQRAVKKQVKQKVSSKSKELLQLQYEERKKISKHQSSVQKQLLKQEKFERKQQKRREKHKGH